The nucleotide window GCCCGCCGGCCGACGCCCGCGGCCACCGCGTCGAACAGCACCGTGGCCGAAGGTTTGTACAAGGCCTCGCGGGGTTCGTCGACCACCCGCACGTCGATGCGGCTGACCTTCTGGTCGATGCGCAGATGGCGGCCGCCCGGGGCCACGTAGGCCACGCCGTGCTGGAGGCGCTCGCCGTCCTCGGCCTCCTTGACCGCGATGCGGCACACCCCGTCCAGGCGCTTGGCAAAGGGGCCGGTGAAGGCCGCCGGCATGTGCTGGGCGATGAGGATGCCGGCCGGAAAATCGGCGGGCAGCACGGACAGCATCTTCTGCACGGCCGGCGGCCCGCCCGTGGACACGCCGATGGCCACCAGGTCGCGGCACTGGGCGCTCGACGGCCGGGCGCGGGCCGGGCGTTCCGCCGTCGGCTGGGCCGACGCGGCGGCCGCGCCGTCCCGGGCCGGGGCGGCCGGACGGACCCGGCCGGCCAGGGAAGCCCGGGCCAGCAGGTGGCTCATGCGCCGGCGGGCGATGGTCTTGACCTTGGCCCGCAATTCGTCCTCGATTTTCACGATGTCCAGCGACACCTTGGAAAGCTGCTTGGGGATGAAGTCCACCGCCCCGAGCTCCATGGCCTTGAGCGTGGCTTCGGCGCCCTCGGTGGTCAGGGAGCTGACCATGAGCACGGGGCGCGGCATCTCCATCATGACGTGCCGCAGGGCGGTGAGCCCGTCCATGCGCGGCATCTCGATGTCCATGGTCACCACGTCGGGCTGGTGGCGCCGGATCATCTCCAGGCCTTCCTCGCCGTCCCGGGCCGTGGCCACCACCTCGATCTCCGGATCCTTGTCCAGCATGGCCGCAAGGGCCTTGCGCATGAAGGCCGAATCATCGACCACCACTACCTTGATCACGCCTGTCTCCTGGCGGCGTCCTCGCCCGTCCCGGAAAGCCGCCGGACGGCGGCATTTCCGGACGGCCCGTGCCGTCGACAATGATTAGATGACTCCGGACGTTCTGACAACCGAGATTAGTGCTTGCCAAAGCCCGCCCGATGCTCTAATAGCCTTTCTCTCACGTCGGGATGTGGCTCAGTCTGGCTAGAGCGCTGCGTTCGGGACGCAGAAGTCGGAGGTTCGAATCCTCTCATCCCGACCAGGAATTTCAAGGGGTTGTGCGAAAGTACAGCCCCTTTTCCTTTTTCCGGGGAAACACGCCGCGGCCGGACCCGGCGGCCCGGCTCCCGCCCCGCCTCAATCCCCGGGCGCATCCGTCACCGGGCCCGGACAGGCGGTCATCTCCACGGCCCGCTTCTCGGCCAGCATCTCCACGGTCCGCACGAGCACTTCAAGCAGCGCGCCCACATGATTGGCGCAGTAGCGTTCGAGCCCTTCGGGTGTCGCGGGGTCCACCGACAGCCAGTCCGGTTCCGAAAACAGTTGCTCGGCCTCGGTCAGACGCTGCTCCAGCTGTTCCAGCACGTCGTCGGCCCCCCCCAGGCACAAGGCGGGCATGTCCAACACGAGGCGCAGCTTCTCGGACACGTCGCGCAGACGCTCCCAACGGTTCGGCTCACGGCCTTGGTCTTCCCAAAAGGAAGCCATCATATCGGGTTGCATGGACCGGGCTCCTTTGCCGTCACCTTTTTCCGTCCATATCCTCAAAGCCGGCCGATGACCAGTCTCGGCCCGGGCAAGGCCGCATTGGGCTTGCCAGGGCCGCCAAAATGACTAACCCCTTTGGGCATGGAAAAACCAGCCCCCCCCGTCAGCGTCCAGCTCCCCGTATCCGGCATGCATTGCGCCGCCTGCTCGGCCCGCATCGAACGGGTGCTCGCCGCCACGCCCGGCGTCCACGAGGCCGCGGTCAACCTGGCCGACGCCAGTTTGCGCCTGCGTTACGATCCGGAAAGCATCACCCTCGACGCCATCGGCGC belongs to Solidesulfovibrio sp. and includes:
- a CDS encoding chemotaxis response regulator protein-glutamate methylesterase; the encoded protein is MIKVVVVDDSAFMRKALAAMLDKDPEIEVVATARDGEEGLEMIRRHQPDVVTMDIEMPRMDGLTALRHVMMEMPRPVLMVSSLTTEGAEATLKAMELGAVDFIPKQLSKVSLDIVKIEDELRAKVKTIARRRMSHLLARASLAGRVRPAAPARDGAAAASAQPTAERPARARPSSAQCRDLVAIGVSTGGPPAVQKMLSVLPADFPAGILIAQHMPAAFTGPFAKRLDGVCRIAVKEAEDGERLQHGVAYVAPGGRHLRIDQKVSRIDVRVVDEPREALYKPSATVLFDAVAAGVGRRALGVVLTGMGSDGLEGMRALKAKGGRALAQSDSTCVVYGMPKAIVDAGLADEIVDIDEMGEAILQNLYK